One Solidesulfovibrio fructosivorans JJ] genomic window carries:
- a CDS encoding tetratricopeptide repeat protein, producing the protein MRIRFLLLLTLLLAAPTLSLAADASVVTLLQQSQQAQARGQLDQALELVEKALSQDPAYPPLWTQKASLQIAKKDYAGAVDTLAVARKVEPDNVAANTLTLTALLRLDERSGGKDGDLVRYLAGVSEKISGALILDLLSRPDAKADLTRFLAAWKPAADQDRLVARLAAGYAAGDAAVMDELAEADDAGPRKDVLAALQFYAGKRMLGENNLALAQTLLEKALAGGYDQVAVTGELGWVFLNRGEPAKAADLWEKDWRNAPDVGRWASWIADARLAAKEYKKASGFLATSLQFDPKNPVLQGRYIMALRASDQDDAAAAFEDKLRNGPDQDGLHFGLALTAWNKGDFSVASGQMRRIKNRRPFRGQFIDLADAMTATIGKTGAPEKTVKEVEALTEGLDTRASILRDVGWRLWAAKRPDAALGIWKVALKEGLPADDPLLARVVPLLLEIGKQDAAMALLGTYAPEVSPLGLAWTLGAVNRWDLVGNVLKDKNYGPYGELLAALAALRNGQGDLALQKLHALAVLPADGLGQATVTGFNADGKLVRVALSPQLAGKLYLRIGRALVDAQLGDGFFFLTPPAWAKNLPPKAMGAILADAGKVLWDVGRIEEAATFLEAALADDPDRNEARLYLALARKRQGRSDDAERLLAEAIAKASPFDREYALGEFAALDGKENEALAHFRKALTLAPNDDRMRQRVISLLVAGNDFTTAREYADWYEARLAKDDRAVFGTAAVVRLEMGDPAGSESLYRDLLAREPNASDYLAGLGRALNRQTRYQETVDALGKAYAAKKSPVLGAIVCEALMGLGRYEDVVTEAARGLAAHPKDRELLRYAAEATEFTRDLPACEDYARRGLAIDPDSLNLQNLLGRALLDQEKFPEAKEQFEAMLAKNPDHLSSLRGLLSVYQLTGKEAEAYTVAKRLHAAAPDDAAASMKFAIAAAADHRFRPAYPTLEKLRAFGPGSGVLCLYYSDVRDADVPGKVRLSQMAAHLRALADRKGRFLSLAELAERPTGQAAREHKDTDTAPQMLLLVDRTDAAVLDKIDILLAEVGGKAVLVIGGESLVPGTPYLPDAAEVARLVGTGRWSLALTDHNPPYVTGPGGYAVPLWSVGGAARGVTDKAAMEARLTERLHALDPSGRLLGQTRPVFFYPGGNAPDELLVADAAARDAYTAVVDQHFPRAFNLAPEGFWTPMANPRLTAAKAVSPRLDVAGLEDYLNQADPMHQVSLELAKVYSWQEQLGQADNYFQEAKDLKAKPEDLAYNHAVNAYYEHDDPVAVRLAEKAVDLSPDSERAATQLFRAELRTRPRAEASMDTWWDSDNRRYWWYGLTGEVHPRDDLMVYVRAGRIEWSIDSYQRHGQMIKAVSNTLDNGYLDPQDAYNVFNSRHTQYLNGEDLTLGARWFFHPEYWIEAQGQLTQTDDDGPGTLPGGQITLHGPIAPKGAKLDGIWELQGAHERIDTVEAIYAQIMANRLSCITHTRILDFWDLFVSGHAISRTDGNKTGSVDGRLLRRLFEYPMFSVGYAFQFANSDRNPIEYWAPLDLATHLAYASFGYSPTRWYNLNGSLGYGPSRDRDNDWRNIWRVNAGMDITMKERLKLSLKYSYFSTPTYNLNEAWASISYIF; encoded by the coding sequence ATGCGTATCCGGTTTCTCCTCCTCCTGACGCTGCTGCTCGCCGCCCCGACCCTGTCCCTGGCCGCCGACGCCTCGGTGGTGACGCTGCTGCAACAATCCCAGCAGGCCCAGGCCCGGGGACAACTCGACCAGGCCTTGGAACTCGTGGAAAAGGCCTTGTCCCAGGATCCGGCCTATCCGCCCCTGTGGACCCAGAAAGCTTCCTTGCAGATCGCCAAGAAAGACTACGCCGGCGCCGTCGACACCCTGGCCGTGGCCCGTAAGGTGGAACCGGACAACGTCGCCGCCAACACCCTGACGCTGACGGCGCTTTTGCGCCTGGACGAGCGCTCCGGGGGCAAGGACGGGGACCTGGTCCGCTATCTGGCCGGAGTCAGCGAAAAGATCAGCGGCGCGCTCATCCTCGACCTGCTGTCCAGGCCCGATGCCAAGGCCGACCTGACGCGGTTTCTCGCCGCCTGGAAACCGGCCGCGGACCAGGACAGGCTGGTGGCGCGCCTCGCCGCCGGCTATGCCGCCGGGGACGCGGCGGTGATGGACGAACTGGCCGAGGCCGACGACGCGGGGCCGCGAAAGGACGTCCTGGCCGCGCTCCAGTTTTACGCCGGGAAGCGGATGCTCGGGGAAAACAACCTCGCCCTGGCCCAAACCCTGCTCGAAAAGGCCCTGGCCGGCGGCTACGACCAGGTGGCCGTTACCGGCGAACTCGGCTGGGTGTTCCTCAACCGGGGTGAACCGGCCAAGGCCGCCGACCTGTGGGAAAAGGACTGGCGCAACGCCCCGGATGTGGGCCGATGGGCCAGCTGGATCGCCGACGCCCGGCTGGCGGCCAAGGAGTACAAGAAAGCCAGCGGATTCCTGGCCACAAGCCTGCAGTTCGACCCCAAAAATCCCGTGCTCCAGGGCCGCTACATCATGGCCCTGCGCGCCTCGGACCAGGATGACGCCGCCGCCGCCTTCGAGGATAAGCTGCGAAACGGGCCCGACCAAGACGGGCTCCATTTCGGCCTGGCCCTGACCGCCTGGAACAAGGGCGATTTTTCCGTCGCTTCTGGGCAGATGCGCCGGATCAAGAATCGCCGGCCCTTCCGCGGCCAGTTCATCGATCTGGCCGACGCCATGACCGCCACCATCGGCAAGACCGGCGCCCCGGAAAAGACCGTCAAGGAGGTCGAGGCCTTGACCGAAGGGCTCGACACCCGCGCCTCCATCCTGCGCGACGTGGGCTGGCGGCTGTGGGCCGCCAAACGTCCCGACGCGGCCCTCGGCATCTGGAAAGTGGCCCTGAAGGAAGGGCTGCCCGCCGACGATCCGCTCCTGGCCCGGGTGGTGCCGCTGCTGCTCGAGATCGGCAAGCAGGACGCCGCCATGGCGCTGCTTGGGACCTATGCGCCCGAGGTTTCGCCCCTGGGCCTGGCCTGGACGCTCGGCGCGGTCAACCGCTGGGATCTGGTCGGCAACGTGCTCAAGGACAAGAACTACGGTCCGTACGGCGAGTTGCTCGCGGCCCTCGCCGCCCTGCGCAACGGCCAGGGGGACCTGGCCCTGCAAAAGCTGCACGCCCTGGCCGTCCTGCCGGCGGACGGGCTCGGCCAGGCGACCGTGACCGGGTTCAATGCCGACGGCAAGCTCGTGCGCGTGGCGCTCTCCCCCCAGCTTGCCGGCAAACTCTATCTGCGCATCGGCCGCGCCCTGGTCGACGCCCAGCTTGGGGACGGCTTTTTCTTCCTGACGCCCCCGGCCTGGGCAAAAAACCTGCCGCCAAAGGCCATGGGCGCGATTCTGGCCGACGCCGGCAAGGTGCTGTGGGACGTGGGCCGCATCGAGGAGGCCGCCACCTTCCTGGAAGCCGCTCTGGCCGACGATCCGGACCGGAACGAGGCCCGGCTCTACCTGGCCCTGGCCCGCAAGCGCCAGGGCCGCTCCGACGACGCCGAGCGCCTCCTGGCCGAGGCCATCGCCAAGGCCTCGCCCTTCGACCGGGAATACGCCCTGGGCGAATTCGCCGCCCTCGACGGCAAGGAAAACGAGGCCCTGGCCCATTTCCGCAAGGCCCTGACCCTGGCTCCCAACGACGACCGCATGCGCCAGCGCGTCATCTCCCTGCTCGTCGCCGGGAACGATTTCACCACTGCCCGGGAGTATGCCGACTGGTACGAGGCCAGGCTGGCCAAGGACGACCGCGCCGTTTTCGGCACGGCGGCCGTGGTGCGCCTGGAGATGGGCGATCCGGCCGGGTCAGAATCGCTGTATCGCGATCTGCTCGCCCGCGAGCCGAATGCCTCGGACTATCTGGCCGGCCTCGGCCGGGCGCTGAACCGTCAGACGCGCTACCAGGAAACCGTGGACGCCCTGGGCAAGGCCTACGCCGCCAAGAAGTCCCCGGTGCTCGGGGCCATCGTGTGCGAGGCGCTCATGGGCCTTGGCCGCTACGAAGACGTGGTGACCGAAGCGGCCCGGGGCCTTGCCGCCCATCCCAAGGACCGGGAGCTTCTGCGCTATGCCGCCGAGGCCACGGAATTCACCCGGGACCTGCCGGCCTGCGAGGACTACGCCCGCCGCGGCCTGGCCATCGACCCGGATTCCCTGAACCTGCAAAACCTGCTCGGCCGGGCGCTGCTCGACCAGGAGAAATTCCCCGAGGCCAAGGAACAGTTCGAGGCCATGCTGGCCAAGAACCCCGACCACCTCTCGTCGCTTCGCGGTCTTCTCAGCGTCTACCAGCTCACCGGAAAGGAAGCCGAGGCCTACACGGTGGCCAAGAGGCTCCACGCCGCCGCGCCGGACGACGCCGCCGCCAGCATGAAGTTCGCCATCGCCGCCGCCGCCGACCACCGCTTTCGCCCGGCCTACCCCACGCTGGAAAAGCTGCGCGCGTTCGGCCCGGGCAGCGGCGTGTTGTGTCTCTATTACAGCGACGTGCGCGACGCCGACGTTCCGGGCAAGGTGCGCCTGTCCCAGATGGCCGCGCACCTGCGCGCCCTGGCCGACCGGAAGGGCCGGTTCCTGAGCCTTGCGGAGCTGGCCGAGCGTCCGACGGGACAGGCCGCCCGCGAACACAAGGACACGGACACCGCGCCCCAGATGCTCCTTCTCGTCGACCGCACCGACGCGGCCGTGCTGGACAAGATCGACATCCTGCTGGCCGAGGTCGGCGGCAAGGCCGTGCTCGTGATCGGCGGAGAATCCCTGGTGCCCGGCACGCCCTACCTGCCGGACGCGGCCGAGGTGGCCAGGCTCGTTGGCACCGGCCGCTGGTCCCTGGCCCTGACCGACCACAATCCGCCCTATGTCACCGGCCCCGGCGGCTACGCCGTTCCGCTTTGGAGCGTGGGCGGCGCGGCCAGGGGCGTGACGGACAAGGCGGCCATGGAAGCGCGGCTGACCGAACGCCTGCATGCCCTGGACCCCTCCGGCAGGCTCCTCGGGCAAACGCGGCCCGTCTTCTTCTACCCCGGAGGCAACGCCCCGGACGAACTGCTCGTGGCCGATGCCGCCGCCCGCGACGCCTACACGGCCGTGGTCGACCAGCACTTTCCCCGGGCCTTCAACCTCGCGCCCGAAGGCTTCTGGACGCCCATGGCCAATCCCCGGCTGACCGCCGCCAAGGCCGTCTCGCCGCGCCTCGATGTGGCCGGCCTCGAAGACTACCTCAACCAGGCCGACCCCATGCACCAGGTTTCCCTGGAGCTGGCCAAGGTCTATTCCTGGCAGGAACAGCTCGGCCAGGCCGACAACTATTTCCAGGAAGCCAAGGACCTCAAGGCCAAGCCCGAGGATCTGGCCTACAACCACGCCGTCAACGCCTACTACGAGCACGACGACCCCGTGGCCGTGCGGCTGGCCGAAAAGGCCGTGGATTTAAGCCCCGATTCCGAGCGCGCCGCGACCCAGCTCTTCCGGGCCGAACTGCGCACCCGGCCGAGGGCCGAAGCTTCCATGGACACCTGGTGGGACAGCGACAACCGCCGCTACTGGTGGTACGGCCTGACCGGCGAGGTCCACCCCCGCGACGACCTCATGGTGTACGTGCGCGCCGGCCGCATCGAATGGTCCATCGACAGCTACCAGCGCCACGGACAGATGATCAAAGCCGTCAGCAATACCCTCGACAACGGCTACCTCGATCCCCAGGACGCCTACAACGTCTTCAACTCGCGCCATACCCAGTACCTCAACGGCGAGGACCTCACCCTGGGCGCGCGCTGGTTCTTCCATCCCGAATACTGGATCGAGGCCCAGGGCCAGCTCACCCAGACCGACGACGACGGCCCCGGCACGCTCCCGGGCGGCCAGATCACCCTCCACGGCCCCATCGCGCCCAAAGGCGCCAAGCTCGACGGCATCTGGGAGCTGCAAGGCGCCCACGAACGCATCGACACCGTGGAAGCCATCTACGCCCAGATCATGGCCAACCGCCTAAGCTGCATCACCCATACCCGCATCCTCGACTTCTGGGACCTCTTCGTCAGCGGCCACGCCATCTCCCGCACCGACGGCAACAAGACCGGGTCAGTGGACGGCCGCCTGCTGCGCCGCCTGTTCGAATACCCGATGTTCTCCGTGGGCTACGCCTTCCAGTTCGCCAACAGCGACCGCAATCCCATCGAATACTGGGCGCCCCTCGATCTGGCCACCCATCTGGCCTACGCCAGCTTCGGCTACTCCCCCACCCGCTGGTACAACCTCAACGGCAGCTTGGGCTACGGCCCCTCGCGCGACCGCGACAACGACTGGCGCAACATCTGGCGCGTCAACGCCGGCATGGACATCACCATGAAAGAGCGGTTAAAGCTCTCACTCAAGTACTCCTACTTCAGCACCCCCACCTATAACCTCAATGAAGCATGGGCCAGCATAAGCTATATATTCTAA
- a CDS encoding uracil-xanthine permease family protein, whose amino-acid sequence MAPIRVGSDYNLRARDIPVGAQMLFVAFGALVLVPLLTGLDPNVALFCAGVGTLIYQVLTKGRIPIFLGSSFAFIAPIMFCVKTYGVPATLGALAAVGTVYAVAAVLIRLRGVGILSRLLPTIVTGPVIMVIGLILAPVGVNMAMGKTGDGAAMLVPEPTAMTVSFFSLAVTVLVAIYGRGLARLVPILCGIAAGYALSLFLGLVDFTPVVKAPWFALPHFVSPAFSLDAMVIIVPVAIAPIIEHFGGILAIGQVTGRNYLENPGVHRSLMGDGVATALAGFLGGPPLTTYAEVTGAVALTKIYNPALMTWAALTAICLAFVGKLGALLQTIPTPVMGGIMLLLFGTIMVVGLNSLVREGADLMEPRNMVIVALIIVLGMGKMTFSLGGMRLEGIGLAGVAGVLLNFALPHPKRREAQSRDEA is encoded by the coding sequence ATGGCCCCGATTCGGGTGGGTAGTGATTACAACTTGCGGGCCCGGGACATTCCCGTGGGCGCGCAGATGCTGTTCGTGGCCTTTGGCGCGCTGGTGCTGGTGCCGCTTTTGACCGGCCTCGACCCCAATGTGGCCCTTTTTTGCGCCGGCGTCGGCACGCTCATCTACCAGGTCCTGACCAAGGGCCGCATCCCCATCTTCCTGGGCTCCTCCTTCGCCTTCATCGCGCCCATCATGTTTTGCGTCAAAACCTACGGCGTGCCGGCGACGCTCGGGGCGCTCGCCGCCGTGGGCACGGTCTACGCCGTGGCGGCGGTGCTCATCCGCCTGCGCGGCGTGGGCATCCTGTCGCGCCTTCTGCCGACCATCGTCACCGGCCCGGTCATCATGGTCATCGGACTGATCCTGGCCCCGGTCGGCGTCAACATGGCCATGGGCAAAACCGGCGACGGCGCGGCCATGCTCGTGCCCGAGCCGACCGCCATGACCGTGTCCTTCTTCTCCCTGGCCGTCACCGTCCTCGTGGCCATCTACGGCCGGGGGCTGGCGCGGCTGGTACCGATTTTGTGCGGCATCGCCGCCGGCTACGCGCTGAGCCTCTTCCTCGGGCTGGTGGACTTCACCCCGGTCGTCAAAGCCCCCTGGTTCGCCCTGCCCCACTTCGTCAGCCCGGCCTTCAGCCTCGACGCCATGGTCATCATCGTTCCCGTGGCCATCGCCCCCATCATCGAACACTTCGGCGGCATCCTGGCCATCGGCCAGGTGACGGGCCGCAACTACCTGGAAAACCCGGGCGTGCACCGTTCGCTCATGGGCGACGGCGTGGCCACGGCCCTGGCCGGGTTTCTCGGCGGGCCGCCGCTGACCACCTACGCCGAGGTCACCGGGGCCGTGGCCCTGACCAAGATCTACAACCCGGCGCTTATGACCTGGGCCGCCCTGACCGCCATCTGCCTGGCCTTTGTCGGCAAGCTCGGCGCGCTGCTCCAGACCATCCCCACCCCGGTCATGGGCGGCATCATGCTGCTTTTGTTCGGCACCATCATGGTGGTCGGGCTCAACTCCCTGGTGCGCGAGGGCGCCGATCTGATGGAGCCCCGCAACATGGTCATCGTGGCGCTCATCATCGTGCTCGGCATGGGCAAGATGACCTTTTCGCTCGGCGGCATGCGCCTGGAAGGCATCGGCCTGGCCGGCGTCGCCGGCGTGCTGCTCAATTTCGCGCTGCCCCATCCCAAGCGCCGGGAGGCCCAAAGCCGGGACGAGGCCTGA
- a CDS encoding glycosyltransferase, with product MSQAEVFPRENPDRRFLPDIPSKSASRRNADARYFSEGKVDVYSSNGKYRYCSGRIVNLSKSGMLIEPDRKLRVGDKVVLRFFLAAGTMPEGYESFVRLPARVVRLDASTGNAAFAFEKSITEYLHRRRWRYFEAASLLGIMLTLIGVWFIKKESIFYFWFDVPIFLYGLCALFYLLSRFFFAALYRPYPVDPQFTPSVTIVVPCFNEEEWIEKTVRGCLNQQYPEEHLQLIVVDDGSSDNTLAVLKEVRAKIYDEVGERFLIHAFPKNRGKRHAMAAGARMATGDVVVFVDSDSFLQPLSILNVVQPLKDPKVGASTGRCEVENKWTNLLTKMQAVRYFVGFRIFKAAESIFDTVTCLSGPLACYRRDVLMRHLDAWEHQTYLGQPATFGDDRSLTNFVLTGHYAVYQHSAVTHTIVPSTYGKFYTQQMRWKRSWLRESLKACLFMWRKEPFMAISFYLGLLLPVLAPFVVLRAFVFMPAAYGIWPIMYIAGVFFMSMLMCTSYLFLKRSNLWLYGVPFCFFYLTVLLWQILWALLTFWQSNWGTRPSSHDTHEAGPTA from the coding sequence ATGTCGCAAGCGGAAGTATTTCCTCGAGAAAACCCGGACAGACGCTTTTTGCCGGACATCCCCTCCAAGAGCGCTTCCCGGCGAAACGCCGACGCCCGCTATTTCTCCGAGGGAAAGGTCGACGTCTACTCCAGCAACGGCAAATACCGCTACTGTTCGGGCCGTATCGTCAACCTGTCCAAAAGCGGCATGCTCATCGAGCCCGACCGCAAGCTGCGCGTGGGCGACAAGGTGGTGCTGCGCTTTTTCCTGGCCGCCGGCACCATGCCCGAAGGCTACGAATCGTTCGTCAGGCTGCCGGCCCGGGTGGTGCGACTCGACGCCTCCACGGGAAACGCCGCCTTCGCCTTCGAAAAAAGCATCACCGAGTACCTGCACCGCCGCCGCTGGCGCTACTTCGAAGCCGCCTCCCTGCTCGGCATCATGCTCACTCTGATCGGGGTGTGGTTCATCAAAAAGGAAAGTATCTTCTACTTCTGGTTCGACGTGCCGATTTTCCTCTACGGCCTGTGCGCGCTTTTCTATCTGCTCTCCAGGTTCTTCTTCGCCGCCTTGTACCGGCCCTATCCCGTGGACCCGCAGTTCACCCCCTCGGTCACCATCGTCGTGCCCTGCTTCAACGAGGAGGAGTGGATCGAAAAGACCGTGCGCGGCTGCCTCAACCAGCAGTATCCCGAGGAGCATTTGCAGCTGATCGTGGTCGACGACGGCAGCTCCGACAACACCCTGGCCGTGCTGAAAGAGGTCCGGGCCAAGATCTACGACGAGGTCGGCGAACGCTTCCTCATCCACGCCTTTCCCAAAAACCGGGGCAAGCGCCACGCCATGGCCGCCGGCGCGCGCATGGCCACCGGCGACGTGGTGGTCTTCGTCGACTCCGACAGCTTCCTGCAGCCCCTGTCCATCCTGAACGTGGTCCAGCCCCTCAAGGACCCCAAGGTCGGGGCCTCCACCGGCCGCTGCGAAGTGGAAAACAAGTGGACCAACCTGCTGACCAAGATGCAGGCCGTGCGCTACTTCGTGGGCTTTCGCATCTTCAAGGCCGCCGAGAGCATCTTCGACACCGTCACCTGCCTGTCCGGCCCCCTGGCCTGCTACCGCCGCGACGTGCTCATGCGGCACCTCGACGCCTGGGAGCACCAGACCTACCTCGGCCAACCAGCCACCTTCGGCGACGACCGCAGCCTCACCAATTTCGTGCTCACCGGCCATTACGCCGTCTACCAGCACTCGGCCGTGACCCACACCATCGTGCCCTCCACCTACGGCAAGTTCTACACCCAGCAGATGCGCTGGAAACGCTCCTGGCTGCGCGAGAGCCTCAAGGCCTGCCTGTTCATGTGGCGCAAGGAGCCGTTCATGGCCATCTCCTTCTACCTGGGCCTGCTGTTGCCGGTGCTGGCCCCGTTCGTGGTGCTGCGGGCCTTCGTGTTCATGCCGGCCGCCTACGGCATATGGCCGATCATGTACATCGCCGGGGTCTTCTTCATGAGCATGCTCATGTGCACCTCGTACCTTTTCCTCAAGCGCTCGAATCTGTGGCTTTACGGCGTGCCGTTCTGCTTTTTCTACCTCACGGTGCTCTTGTGGCAGATCCTGTGGGCGTTGCTCACCTTCTGGCAATCGAACTGGGGCACCCGGCCATCCAGCCATGACACCCATGAAGCGGGGCCGACAGCATGA
- a CDS encoding glycoside hydrolase family 18 protein, translated as MGQAGPTDRLTAWIAYWDLPRGMAEWRAHPGLFDTVRVFAASFDDKDRPYLAPEWDALFHGDVSRAFGRTPAFLTVVNDVVAAPSGKNARLKDPELVKRLVSTPAARTAHIGALVALAKRSRFSGLEIDYENIAADDWPAFLDFVRELYQRTSREGLALSVLLQPQARYLGKPLPVGPQYLLMGYNLFGSHSGPGPKATPAFLANQASALRAIGALSATGLALSTGGFDWTEGKSAVQLDETAAATLVARKKVPSTRSAPDGYLVSQYRDAEGKSHEIWHADAQTLSTLWQAARTAGFSRLAIWRLGGNAPGLFDWLQSLK; from the coding sequence ATGGGGCAGGCCGGGCCAACCGACAGGCTCACGGCCTGGATCGCCTACTGGGATCTGCCCCGGGGCATGGCCGAATGGCGGGCGCACCCCGGCCTTTTCGACACGGTGCGGGTGTTCGCCGCATCGTTTGACGACAAGGACCGGCCGTACCTGGCCCCGGAATGGGATGCCCTCTTTCACGGCGACGTGAGCCGCGCCTTCGGCCGCACCCCGGCCTTTTTGACCGTGGTCAACGACGTGGTCGCCGCGCCCTCGGGCAAAAACGCCAGGCTCAAGGACCCGGAGCTGGTCAAACGGCTGGTCTCCACCCCGGCCGCCCGCACGGCCCATATCGGCGCCCTGGTCGCCCTGGCCAAACGTTCCCGCTTTTCCGGCCTCGAAATCGATTACGAGAACATCGCCGCCGATGACTGGCCGGCCTTTCTGGACTTCGTCCGGGAGCTTTACCAGCGCACCAGCCGGGAAGGACTCGCCCTGTCCGTGCTGCTCCAGCCCCAGGCCCGCTACCTCGGCAAGCCGCTGCCCGTCGGCCCGCAATACCTGCTCATGGGCTACAACCTCTTCGGCTCCCATTCCGGCCCCGGTCCCAAGGCCACCCCGGCCTTCCTGGCCAACCAGGCAAGCGCGCTTCGCGCCATCGGGGCGCTTTCCGCCACGGGACTGGCGCTGTCCACCGGCGGCTTCGACTGGACCGAAGGCAAATCCGCCGTCCAACTCGACGAAACCGCCGCCGCGACCCTGGTGGCCCGCAAGAAAGTCCCCTCCACACGCTCCGCCCCCGACGGCTACCTCGTCAGCCAATACCGCGACGCCGAGGGCAAATCCCACGAAATCTGGCACGCCGACGCCCAAACCCTGTCCACCCTGTGGCAGGCCGCCCGCACCGCTGGATTTTCCCGACTGGCCATCTGGCGTCTCGGCGGCAACGCCCCGGGACTGTTCGACTGGCTGCAAAGCTTGAAGTGA
- a CDS encoding polysaccharide deacetylase family protein yields MKKFLRYLFQYAILAVAGFFVYQTAFKREAPPAFHRDQWTQREGFMAISYGGLSLDEGPGTLTSKNRLREQLSALAAAGYRTITTKDVKNFYDANGPLPDKALYLMFEGGRKDSVLFSQPILVHTGYNASLYLYGDRLTGWSRFFVRSDELRKVAANPFWDVGSMGFHSKLINETPKGGYAYYLTARLAAGDGKPEETPEGFDARVAADYKRAYASIADETGKPPLGYVFMPANTLGVSLPPAIAKPNDAGLARFFPVAFTRVGESYNSRQADSRRLTRLQVDPTWSPDRLLLEIESRLPQSSFLDFSNSVLHGLWQVGAGAITANGQALTLAAPAGKDGFALLRGTEGFENFLCRVKVVPARGGAALIYLRYRDSGSYVRIQVTADQVIVREKNGHALNTLVNYVLPVDQTGPVALDCCVKNNRLLMRVGGKEISPYPIPLTAGTERGSFALGALGDTGGHKAAFSDLRLTAFPPRWLAAPALADASLDNLRTLTAMVLPAKSLTDDPVANAAALVTVAASGVVPFLNLSETDPAKVEAMADSVASAPASLIIAKLLGGFVLSLEDFPDDAVLARLEKRLRKKGFAVALRVTPASKNRLLAAEKLPRPDWLLFDMPPLSDAGDMTRLANRFDKSRMLFRTPGPDPEGAIYYDVKG; encoded by the coding sequence ATGAAAAAATTCCTGCGCTACCTCTTCCAGTACGCCATTTTGGCCGTGGCCGGTTTTTTCGTCTATCAGACGGCGTTCAAACGGGAAGCCCCGCCGGCCTTCCACCGCGACCAATGGACCCAGCGCGAGGGCTTCATGGCCATCTCCTACGGGGGCTTGAGCCTCGATGAGGGGCCCGGAACGCTCACCAGCAAAAACCGGCTGCGCGAGCAGCTTTCCGCCCTGGCCGCCGCCGGCTACCGCACCATCACCACAAAGGACGTGAAGAATTTCTACGACGCCAATGGTCCGCTGCCCGACAAGGCCCTCTACCTGATGTTCGAGGGCGGCCGCAAAGACAGCGTCCTTTTCAGCCAGCCCATCCTGGTCCACACGGGATATAACGCCTCGCTCTACCTCTACGGCGACAGGCTCACGGGCTGGAGCCGCTTTTTCGTGCGCTCGGACGAACTGCGCAAGGTGGCGGCCAACCCCTTCTGGGACGTGGGCTCCATGGGATTCCATTCGAAGCTCATCAACGAAACGCCCAAGGGCGGCTACGCCTACTACCTGACAGCCCGCCTCGCGGCCGGGGACGGCAAACCCGAGGAGACGCCGGAAGGCTTCGACGCCCGGGTGGCCGCCGATTACAAGCGGGCCTACGCCTCCATCGCCGACGAGACGGGCAAGCCGCCGCTCGGCTATGTCTTCATGCCGGCCAACACCCTCGGCGTGAGCCTGCCGCCGGCCATCGCCAAGCCCAATGACGCGGGCCTCGCCCGTTTCTTTCCGGTCGCCTTCACCCGGGTGGGCGAATCGTACAATTCCCGGCAAGCCGATTCCCGCCGGTTGACCCGATTGCAGGTCGATCCGACCTGGAGCCCGGACCGCTTGCTGCTCGAGATCGAATCGCGCCTGCCCCAAAGCAGCTTTCTGGATTTTTCCAACTCGGTCCTGCACGGCCTGTGGCAGGTGGGCGCGGGCGCCATTACGGCGAACGGCCAGGCGCTGACGCTCGCCGCCCCCGCCGGCAAGGACGGCTTCGCCCTGCTGCGCGGCACCGAAGGGTTCGAAAACTTCCTGTGCCGGGTCAAGGTCGTTCCCGCCCGGGGCGGCGCGGCGCTCATCTACCTGCGCTACCGGGACAGCGGCTCCTACGTCCGCATCCAGGTCACCGCCGACCAGGTGATCGTGCGCGAAAAAAACGGCCATGCCTTAAACACCCTCGTCAACTACGTCCTGCCCGTGGACCAGACCGGCCCGGTGGCCCTCGACTGCTGCGTGAAAAACAACCGCCTGCTCATGCGCGTCGGCGGCAAGGAGATAAGCCCCTACCCCATCCCCCTGACCGCCGGCACCGAGCGGGGCAGCTTCGCTCTGGGCGCGCTGGGCGATACGGGCGGGCACAAGGCCGCCTTCAGCGATCTGCGCCTGACCGCTTTTCCGCCGCGCTGGCTTGCGGCCCCGGCCCTGGCCGACGCCTCCCTGGACAACCTGCGCACCCTGACCGCCATGGTGCTGCCGGCAAAGTCCCTGACCGACGACCCGGTGGCCAATGCCGCCGCCCTGGTGACCGTGGCCGCAAGCGGCGTGGTCCCGTTTCTGAACCTGTCCGAAACCGACCCGGCCAAGGTCGAAGCCATGGCCGACTCCGTGGCCTCGGCCCCGGCCTCGTTGATCATCGCCAAGCTGCTCGGCGGGTTCGTATTGTCCCTGGAGGATTTTCCGGATGACGCCGTGCTGGCGCGCCTGGAAAAGCGGCTGCGCAAAAAGGGCTTCGCCGTGGCTCTGCGCGTGACGCCCGCCTCCAAGAACCGCCTGCTCGCCGCCGAGAAGTTGCCGCGGCCGGACTGGCTGCTCTTCGACATGCCGCCGCTTTCCGACGCCGGGGACATGACCAGGCTCGCCAACCGCTTCGACAAATCGCGGATGCTGTTTCGAACCCCCGGTCCGGATCCGGAAGGGGCCATCTATTACGACGTGAAGGGATAA